ACTCCCAAATAAGGAAGTAACCTTACAGGAGGTTTTTTTATGAGATTTGATAAACGGCAGATGCAGGCCATGTTATTTATTTTAATATGCATGATTTTATATACAGGGTGGTATACCCAAAACGATAAGAAGGGCGATGTTCATTCCGGAATTATCCGTTTTCACGTGGTGGCGAACAGCAATTCGCCGGAAGACCAACAGCTGAAATTGAAGGTACGGGACGGAGTGCTTGAGGCGGTCAATCAAAAGCTGATAAAAGAGACCATGGAAAAGTATGATTCCGTGGAAGCAGCCCCGCAGAGCCAGGAGGAGACCGGAAACAAAGGGGAAGAAGAGCCCGCGAAAGAAACCATGGCCGTAGTGGACAGCAGGACGACCGCACAGGTTTCATTGGATGCGGAAGAATCGAGGGCCTATTTATTATCCCACTTAGATTTAATCGAAAAGGTCGCAGAAAAGATAATAAAAGAAAATGGCTATGATTATAAGGTTAATGCCGAACTGGGAGTACGATGGATTCCCGAAAAGACTTATGGAGACATGACTTTTCCGGCAGGGAATTATGAAGCGTTGAACATTACCATTGGAAATGGGGAAGGAAATAATTGGTGGTGCGTATTATTCCCGCCGCTATGCCTGATCGATGGATCGGATGATCCCAATCAGCTGAAAACCTTTGAGACGACCACCTATGCGGCCGTAGGCATGACAGAAGATTTGTTGAAACTGCGGGAGTCCAATAAAGAAAAGCTTTCAACGCAGACCGCGATTAAGCTTAAATTTAAAACACTGGAATTGTTGGAAAATCATTAAAAATTTTTTCTGGCGCCAATCTGCTTCTTGTTTTGCAACCCCTGCCGATTTGACAGGGGTATAAGCATTTGATAGTATATATGTAATACCCAGTCAAGTGGAATAAGAAAGTAATACAAAAAACAGGAAAAGGAAAGAAGGCGTGTAAATGAAAGAAATTCGTATGGGAATTGGTTTTACTACCGGCAGGAGAAACTTCAGAAAAGTTCTGGCGACTTACATCAATACTTGGAACGCTTCAAAAGCCAGCCTTCAGAAAGATGTAAAGCTTAGCCTGCATCTCTTTGTCGCATATGACGTGGAATATCATCACACGAAGTCTACCGATTATACGAATCTGAGTCAGGAAATTGTGGACACTTTTGACAGCATTACTTTTGTCGGAGCAAAAACGCATTAAGAAGTGTTGAGAAGCTTCGGCGGAGCGGAGAATTTACTCAGGCCGAATTAACAAGTGTTTTTGGGGCAGGATATGCCGGAAAGAGAAATGCCGTATTGTATGCGGCCATTGAGAATCAAATGAACGCCCTGCTATTCCTGGATGACGATGAATACCCCCTGGCTGTGACGAATAACCACAATATTGCCTTTGGAGCGGCCAGCAGGTTTTTCTCTCTCATATAAAAGAAATTGAAAATGCGGATTATACGAATGGATTCCATTGCGGATATATTTCTCCGATTCCGCAGGTAAAATTCAACGATATGCTGAGCGAACAGGATTTTAGATTATTTATTGAAGCCATCAGCAACGACATTATAAGCTGGCCCAATATTAAAAATCTCATGGAGTCCGGCGGCGTTACATACGCTTCGACTGATGTGCTGACCCAAAACGACGCATCGGATGTACCTCTGATAGGGGGATGTAAATTTATTTCAGGAGCGAATCTGTGCATCAATCTGAATAAGCCGGATAAGTCACTTCCATTTTTCAACCCTCCGGGAGCCAGAGGAGAGGATACATTTTTATCTACTATGCTGCAAGATCGAGTCGTCCGCAGAATTCCGTGCTATACCTTTCATGACGGCTTTTCCATTTATCAATATTTGCTGGAAGGCGTGCTACCAATCCATCTTTCAGAAATAACAGCAAACTCCTCGACTATCAATACAAGATTTTTAAATGCTTGCATCGGATGGGTACGGTATAAGCCGCTTCTGGTCTACATTACGGATCCGGAAGAATATGAACAAAGAATGCACTTCCTGAAAAGTGCACTGGCTGAGACCTTGCCTAAAATGGCAGCGCATTTTCACGACGATCGTTTTTTTACGATGATGACCGAATTTGAAAGGTACGCTAAAAATGTTAAGAGGCATTACAATCAATTCCTCTTGACCCAGCGAACGTGGAAAAAGTTATTAAGAGTAATCCTGTCATAAAATTAAAATTTAATCGAAAAGCAAAAGGAGGGTGCGTCCTGATGGAATAAAATCAGGACACACCCTCTTTGTATATGAGAAAATCACACCGTGTAGAGTGATTGAATTTTCTCCGGACTAATTGCTGGTCTTTTCTCCCAGCGTCAGATTCAGCTTTTTCATTTCATTATCATTGTTGCGGACCACTGTAATCTGCACCTTGTCCCCCACCTTATATCCGTCAAAGGCACTGGTCAGATCCGATGCGGAATTGATTTTTTTATCGCCTACATAATAGATCATATCACCGCTCTTAAAACCGGCTGCCTTGGCAAAATCGCTGTCCACGCTCTTGACGTAGATCCCCAGGCTGGTCACCCCGTAATAAACGGCGTTCCGCATGGAAGTTAGATCTACGAAGGTCATGCCGGTATCGATTCTTCCTCGTACATATCCGTAATCCGCCAGCTCCTGAGCGATTTTTTTCACTTTGTTGACCGGAATGGCAAAGCCCAGCCCCTCGACATCGGAACCGGAGGATTTGGCAACAATGATTCCCACCAGCTCTCCATTCTGATTGAACATGCCGCCGCCGGAATTGCCCGGATTAATGGAAGCATCTGTTTGAAGCAGCGTCATGCTCTTGCCGTCAATGGTAATGGAGCGATCCAGAGCACTTACGATTCCGGCAGTAACGGTTCCGCCCAGACTTCCCAGAGGATTTCCGATTACGACAGATAAATCGCCGACCTCCAGTGCGCTGCTGTCCCCATAGACCACCGGAGTAAGCCCTGAGGCATCAATTTTTAAAACGGCAATGTCCGTTTCATCATCCCGGCCGATTAATTTTGCCGAATACGATTTGCCGCTTTTTAAGGTAACGGTAATTTTATTGGAATTCTCAATCACGTGGTTGTTGGTTACGATGTACCCGTCAGCAGAAATGACCACTCCGCTTCCGGCACCCTCCGTAACATATTGCTGCATCCAGGAATCTGTTACCATAGCTTCGGTCTTTATTTCCACCACAGAGTTGGCATTCAGAGCCGCAATCTCTTTGATGGTCAAATTTCCGTCCGTGGACTGCTCTATGGTAGTCCCGGTATTGGATATACTTAACTTGCCGTCTGCTTCGGAACGTTTGCCGAAGCTGTCACTTCCGGTGATCATATGGTTGGCGAACATGGCGCCGCCGAATCCGAAAATGGTCGAAGCAAGGAGACATAAGACAACCAGGAGTGCGATACTTCCCTTAGTAGATTTAAAGTGAAACCTGTGTTTCGGTCTTGACCCGTGATTTGCATTCGAATCAGACGAAGATGATGGTTCGTCCACGATGACGAAGTTTACATCTTGTATCGGTTCCTGTTGATTTTCCCCCGGATAATAGTTCTTAAAATGATCCATATTACAAATCCCCTCCTAATATATTAAATTTTTATTGTACTCAGGTTCCTGATTGGTACAATAATTAATGTATATTGATATATTAACTCGGTATTGTGATTTTTTTGTGAAAAAAAGATGTTTATGTGGTAAAATATATTGTTAATAGTATAGAATGACCTTTACAGGCGAATATTCACGGGTACACGGGAGATTGCAGAATGAAAACATATGAGATCTGGAAAGAATTTTTAACAGAACAGATTCATTTACATAATAGTAATGAAGAGATCAAAAATATAAACCGGCAATTACTTCAAGATCTGGAAGAATGTGCGGCTCTGGAAAATGCCGGAGAGGAAATCTATGAGCGGTTCTATAAAGATATAGAGTTTGGCACCGGCGGGTTGAGAGGAATTTTAGGAGCGGGTACGAACCGATTAAATATATACACGGTGGCGAAGGCGACTCAGGGAATAGCAGATTATATTCGAGCAGGGGAGTACCGGATGGATTCTCCGCTAAGGCAGAAAAAGAATCAGGCAGGGACTTCCGTTGCCATTTCCTATGACAGCCGCATTTATTCTGAGGTTTTTGCTAAAATAGCTGCGCAGGTATTGACTGCCAACGATATCGATGTATATTTATATGAGGAATTGATGCCCACACCGGCTCTTTCTTTTGCTGTAAGGCAGATGGACTGTTCTATGGGCATTATGATCACGGCCAGTCATAACCCGGCTAAATATAACGGATATAAGGTTTACGACGATTCCGGATGTCAGGTCACCTTGACCGCTGCGGAGAAAATTTTCAGATATATAGAACGGCTGGATATTTTTACAGATGTTAAATATAGTGGCGGAGATGGTATACTGAATATGCTGGGGGATGAAACGGTCAAAAACTATTTGGATGCGGTGCAGGCTGAGAGCACCTTATCTTCTGAGGAAGAAAGAAAGGCTTTAAGCAGGCTGTCCGTAGTGTATACCCCGCTGAACGGCACAGGGAACAAACCGGTACGGGCTATTTTGGAGCGGATCGGCGTCACAAAAATTGCTGTGGTGAAGGAACAGGAACTGCCGGACGGCCATTTCCCCACCTGCCCCTATCCCAATCCTGAAAAAAGAGAAGCTCTTGAACTGGGGCTTGAACTTTGCGGCAGGCTTGCCCGAGAAGCCGCCGCTTCCGGGCAGACCGCAGATATTCCGGATATTCTTCTGGCGACGGATCCGGACTGTGACAGAGTGGGTCTTGCTGTTTGCGAAAGCAGCGGCAGGGGAGAAGAAGGCAGAAATGGTAAGGCGAAGGAGAGCCGGCCGGTCTACCGGCTTCTATCCGGCAACGAGGTGGGTGTCCTTCTATTCGATTTTTTGATTAAAAAGAAGGCAGAAACCGGATTAAAAAAGAATCCGTGTGTGATAACCACCATTGTATCCACTCGGATGACGGCTGCTATTGCGGCGAAGCATGGAGTTCGGATGATTTTGACGCTGACCGGCTTTAAGTTTATCGGAGAACAAATTGCATTTCTGGAAAATGAGAACAGAGAAGCGGAGTTCCTGTTTGGATTTGAAGAAAGCTATGGGTATCTGTCGGGAACCTATGTAAGAGATAAGGATGCGGTGAACGGTTCCATGCTCATCTGCGAAATGGCGGCGTATTACAAAGAAAAAGGACTGACGCTTGCTGATCGGCTGGAGGAACTGTATCAAGAATACGGATACTTTAAGAATCATCTGATCGATTTTACTTTTGAAGGCTCAAAGGGCATGGAAATCATGAATCAGCTCATGCAGAGATTCAGAGAAGAACTGCCAAGCCGGTTGATCGGCAGACCGATTCTGGAAGTAGCAGACTATCAGAAGCAGGAACGGTATTTTCTGAATGAAGACGGACAGCCGTCCGGTTCGGTCTGTATCAATCTTCCCAAGTCAGACGTAATAGAAGTGGTGCTGGAAGGAGGAAGCTCCTTTACGGTGAGACCTTCCGGAACGGAGCCTAAAATTAAAATCTATTTATCGGCAAAGGGCAATACAGCTCAAGAATCTGAAAAGGTTATCGTCGATCTGACAGAAGAATTAACAAAGATAGTTCATCGTAAATAAACGATATGTTTAAAAGGAGAAATTTTATAAATGGGAAAAGCATTAATTGCTATAGATAAAAGTAAAATGTATAGAGTCTATCTGACCATTAGCACAGACATGGTAGAAGAGGCAAGAAAAATTCACAATACGACGCCTCTGGCAACTGCGGGGCTGGGTCGTGTTCTGACGGGAGCAGGCCTGATGGGTCTTATGCTTAAAGGGCAGAGAGATAAACTGACCTTGAGCTTTACCGGAGACGGTCCTGCGAGACAGATTCTGGCCACAGCGGATGCTGCGGGTAACGTAAAAGGATATATCGCAAATCCCGATGTAGACCTTCCTCTTACGGAAGCCGGAAAGCTGGACGTTGGCGGATCTCTGGGAGTCGGAGATTTAAAGGTCATCAAGGATCTGGGATTAAAAGAACCGTATATGGGCAGTATTGCTCTTGTTTCCGGTGAAATTGCAGATGATCTGACGGCGTACTTTTTTATTTCAGAACAGCAGAATTCTTCTGTTGCCTTGGGAGTAAAAGTCGCAAGAGATTTATCCGTACTCTGTTCGGGAGGAATGATCATCCAGATGCTGCCCGGATTTGAAGAGGAAGCTGTAGATGCGCTGGAGGAAATGCTGGATAAAATGAAACCGCTGACCACTTTGATTGAAGAAGTCCTGTTACAAGCTGCGGGGAAAACGGAAGAAGGCCTGTTAGAAGCTTTGATGGCATATATTTTTAAAGATATGCCGGAGAAATATAGGCCTGAGACGTTAGAATTCAGAGAAATCAAATGGAACTGCGATTGCAGTGAAGAGCGTCTGGAACAGGCGCTGATGACTATTGGCAGAAAAGATTTGACCGAAATCCTTGAAGAGGATGGTCAGGCAGAACTGGTCTGTCAATTCTGTGAGAAAAAATATTTTTTTGACAAGAAACACTTGGAAGAAATACTTTCAAGGATGTAGGGGGCATAATAATGATTAAATTAGGCGTCATTTTTGGCGGCAGATCCGGTGAGCATGAGATATCGCTTATGTCGGCCGCATCTGTCATAAACGCGCTGGATAAAACGAAGTTCAAACCGTTTTTTTTTGGTATTACCAAGGAAGGCAGATGGAAGCACTTTGAAGGAACCGCTGCGGAAATTGAAAGCGGGCAATGGGAGAAAACAGCCACAGAATTTAACCCGGGCCGCTTGAAGGAGCTGGTGGATTTTGTGTTGCCCATCCTGCACGGACCGTACGGTGAGGATGGAACCATTCAGGGAATGTTTGAAATGTTGGATATTCCGTATGCGGGCTGCGGTGTTTTAGCGTCGGCAGTGGCGATGGATAAGGCTGTGGCGAAGGATATCTTTGCAAAGGCGGGTCTGCCGATCTGTAAGCATGCCCTTTCCTATGCGGAGGATTTCACATTAGATAAGGGTAAAGCAGACGAAAAGCGGCTGAAAAAGGAAGCAGAAAAAATTGAAGCAAAAGTGCCTTATCCTATGTTTGTAAAACCGGCCAATATGGGTTCCAGTGTGGGAATCACTAAGGCAAAGGATCGGGACGGCTTGTGCAAGGCACTGATTGAAGCGGCCAAATACGACCGAAGAATTGTGATCGAAGAAGGGCTGGATTGCAGAGAGCTTGAAACCGGCGTGATCGGGAATCATCATCCGGAGGCCGCCGCAGTGGGCGAGATATTACCGTCCTCAGAATTTTACGATTACAGAGCTAAATATTTTGACGGAGGCCAGTCCAAGGTCTGTGTGCCGGCAGATATACCGGAGAAAATAAAAGAAGAAGTGCGGGATATTGCCGTAAGAGCCTATATGGCACTGGACTGTGCAGGATTTTCCAGAGTGGACTTCTTCTTGGAGAAAAAGACGGGCAGGGTTTATATAAATGAGATAAATACCATACCGGGATTTACGAAATTCAGCATGTTCTCTAAACTGTGGGAAGAAGCTGGCGTTCCGTATTCCCAATTGATTGAAAGGATTGTGGATTTTGGTTATGAAAGATATCATGCTAAAAATAGTAGGTAGGCAGGTCTCAATAGATTCGGACAATGAAGATCAGATCGAGTTTGTTACAGAGGGCAAAATCTATAAAAAGGATCAGACAACCTATTTAATATATGAAGAG
This region of Aminipila luticellarii genomic DNA includes:
- a CDS encoding stage II sporulation protein R codes for the protein MRFDKRQMQAMLFILICMILYTGWYTQNDKKGDVHSGIIRFHVVANSNSPEDQQLKLKVRDGVLEAVNQKLIKETMEKYDSVEAAPQSQEETGNKGEEEPAKETMAVVDSRTTAQVSLDAEESRAYLLSHLDLIEKVAEKIIKENGYDYKVNAELGVRWIPEKTYGDMTFPAGNYEALNITIGNGEGNNWWCVLFPPLCLIDGSDDPNQLKTFETTTYAAVGMTEDLLKLRESNKEKLSTQTAIKLKFKTLELLENH
- a CDS encoding S1C family serine protease, which encodes MDHFKNYYPGENQQEPIQDVNFVIVDEPSSSSDSNANHGSRPKHRFHFKSTKGSIALLVVLCLLASTIFGFGGAMFANHMITGSDSFGKRSEADGKLSISNTGTTIEQSTDGNLTIKEIAALNANSVVEIKTEAMVTDSWMQQYVTEGAGSGVVISADGYIVTNNHVIENSNKITVTLKSGKSYSAKLIGRDDETDIAVLKIDASGLTPVVYGDSSALEVGDLSVVIGNPLGSLGGTVTAGIVSALDRSITIDGKSMTLLQTDASINPGNSGGGMFNQNGELVGIIVAKSSGSDVEGLGFAIPVNKVKKIAQELADYGYVRGRIDTGMTFVDLTSMRNAVYYGVTSLGIYVKSVDSDFAKAAGFKSGDMIYYVGDKKINSASDLTSAFDGYKVGDKVQITVVRNNDNEMKKLNLTLGEKTSN
- a CDS encoding phospho-sugar mutase, producing MKTYEIWKEFLTEQIHLHNSNEEIKNINRQLLQDLEECAALENAGEEIYERFYKDIEFGTGGLRGILGAGTNRLNIYTVAKATQGIADYIRAGEYRMDSPLRQKKNQAGTSVAISYDSRIYSEVFAKIAAQVLTANDIDVYLYEELMPTPALSFAVRQMDCSMGIMITASHNPAKYNGYKVYDDSGCQVTLTAAEKIFRYIERLDIFTDVKYSGGDGILNMLGDETVKNYLDAVQAESTLSSEEERKALSRLSVVYTPLNGTGNKPVRAILERIGVTKIAVVKEQELPDGHFPTCPYPNPEKREALELGLELCGRLAREAAASGQTADIPDILLATDPDCDRVGLAVCESSGRGEEGRNGKAKESRPVYRLLSGNEVGVLLFDFLIKKKAETGLKKNPCVITTIVSTRMTAAIAAKHGVRMILTLTGFKFIGEQIAFLENENREAEFLFGFEESYGYLSGTYVRDKDAVNGSMLICEMAAYYKEKGLTLADRLEELYQEYGYFKNHLIDFTFEGSKGMEIMNQLMQRFREELPSRLIGRPILEVADYQKQERYFLNEDGQPSGSVCINLPKSDVIEVVLEGGSSFTVRPSGTEPKIKIYLSAKGNTAQESEKVIVDLTEELTKIVHRK
- the hslO gene encoding Hsp33 family molecular chaperone HslO, with the protein product MGKALIAIDKSKMYRVYLTISTDMVEEARKIHNTTPLATAGLGRVLTGAGLMGLMLKGQRDKLTLSFTGDGPARQILATADAAGNVKGYIANPDVDLPLTEAGKLDVGGSLGVGDLKVIKDLGLKEPYMGSIALVSGEIADDLTAYFFISEQQNSSVALGVKVARDLSVLCSGGMIIQMLPGFEEEAVDALEEMLDKMKPLTTLIEEVLLQAAGKTEEGLLEALMAYIFKDMPEKYRPETLEFREIKWNCDCSEERLEQALMTIGRKDLTEILEEDGQAELVCQFCEKKYFFDKKHLEEILSRM
- a CDS encoding D-alanine--D-alanine ligase family protein — translated: MIKLGVIFGGRSGEHEISLMSAASVINALDKTKFKPFFFGITKEGRWKHFEGTAAEIESGQWEKTATEFNPGRLKELVDFVLPILHGPYGEDGTIQGMFEMLDIPYAGCGVLASAVAMDKAVAKDIFAKAGLPICKHALSYAEDFTLDKGKADEKRLKKEAEKIEAKVPYPMFVKPANMGSSVGITKAKDRDGLCKALIEAAKYDRRIVIEEGLDCRELETGVIGNHHPEAAAVGEILPSSEFYDYRAKYFDGGQSKVCVPADIPEKIKEEVRDIAVRAYMALDCAGFSRVDFFLEKKTGRVYINEINTIPGFTKFSMFSKLWEEAGVPYSQLIERIVDFGYERYHAKNSR